The window GCCCGGGCCGCCAATCACGCCGCTCATGATTAACCCCGGCGCCGTTCCGGCCGAATTCACGTTGATGGCGCCGGTGCCGCTCTGGAGGGTCACGTTGCCGTCAATGGTGCTATGGCCGTTCTCGCTATAAATCGTCGAGCCATCCAGCAAGACGATGGCTTTATTGACCGTGCTGGCGCTCAGGTTATAGACATCCAGTATCGCGTTAGTGTGAACGGTAATGGTTTTGGTCGAGTCCCCCACCTGAGTTGTTGTGGTCTGGATGGCAAAGATTCCTTCCTGGATATCAATATTTCCGAGGGCAGCATCAATCGGGTTGACGGCCACCAGCGAGACCTGGTTGGTTCCCGTTTTGATAATGTTATAGGGCTGGCCCCCCGTTGAAATTGAGGCGGAGCCGCCCCGGATATCCCATCGGCCTGTGCCACCGAAGGTTGTGTCCCCTGCCAGGGTAACCACCTTCAAGGCATTGATTTGCTGCGCACCGCTGTTGATTATTGCCCCCAACCCACCCACTCCAGCTCCGGAAACGGTAATTGGCTTCGACCCCAGGTTTTGCCCATTCACATCGAGAGCGGCTCCGGTCTCGATGGTGGCGCCGTTGGCGGGGGTGCCCAGCGCCGAGCCGCTACCAACCTGCAGCGTGCCGGCCATCACATCGATGGGCCCGGTAAATGCAGGATTCGCCGTATTCAGCGCCAAGAGGCTTGTGCCTCCTTTCACAATACTGCCACCTCCGATGATTTGCCCCGCCCCGGTAATGGTGAAGTTATTTGCGCTGGAGATATTGGTGAGAGCGGTTGGCGCAATCAGGACGCCGGCTCCGATGTTGATGTTGGTAACCACACCGGCCACCGAATCATCAAAAAGCACCGTATCGCCCGAGTAAAAGACATCCGGGGAACTATTCGCCAGGTTTAGCCAATTAGCGCTCACGCCGATGTCCCACGAACCGCTCGAAGTCGAGTTCCATTTCAGGTTGGCGCCCGAGCCCGAGAAAGTGACATTGACCTGGTTTGGCGTGCTGAGGTCCAGGGCCGCCGTATAATGCGTGCCGCCCACAACCGGATTAAAGCTCCCCGTCCTTGTGCCGCTGTAATCCATTAGGCGATAAGGGACGCCAATCGCCGGCAACCCCTCGAAATTCACCATTACCTGGTTGTTGTTGAGAGCCAGGTTTCCTGCCACTTCGATGATATCATTGATGCCGCTGCCCGGCGTCGCGTCGGCCGGGTTCATATCAAAAGCCAATCCTGCCCCAGGGTATAAAGTAAGGTCGCCTGCGCCAAAGCTGCCCGCAGTGGGGCCGTTGCCCGGATTAATGATACCGCTAGCGGTGACCGGGCCAGTGTTAGTTCCGTTGCCGCCCAAGGTCGCTCCGGGGGCATTGGTAAGAACTCCGCCCCCGGCAAGGGTGGTATTGACCAGGAGCAGCCCGGCATTGGCGAGAGTCGCCCCGGTGTAGGTGTCGGCGCCGGTGAGCGCAACGGACCCGGTTCCCTCTTGAACAAAAGAACCGGCGCCACTGATGGCATTCGGCACCACCACGCTGTCTGCGCGATTCCATGCCAGTTCGCCGTTATCGAGAATGGCCGAGGAAGGCAAGGTCCCATTCGTATCGCTGTTGCCGACATGGACTGCGCCGCTATCAATGGTAATGCTGCCGGAAAAAGCGTTCCCCGCGCTGTTATCCACGATCAACGTGCCGGTCCCCGCTTTGGTCAGGCCCGTCCCGCCTGCGATGCTTCCCGGGCCGGTAAAGGCATATGTCTTGGAGCTGTTGCTGACGATGAGGTCCCCCGGCAGCAACGTGGCCGAGAGATTAATCGTTGTCGGTCCGGTGGCTGAATCGTCGAACTGCACCGGCTGGCCGTTGTTGAAGGCCACGGGTGTGCCCAGTTTCAGCCAGTTGAGCGAGGTGGTGTCCCAAACGTCACTGGCGGTGCCGGCCCATTCGAGTTGGAAAGAAAGGGTTGGTCCATTGGTCAGGACCAGATCGACTGAACTATTGGCGAAGTTATTGGAAATATAACCTTGGTAATTAGGCGAGCTGGCGGGAAGCGCCCCCAGGACGAAGTCCGCAGAATTCAGAGCGGTAGCTTGGATGAGCGGAAACTGAGCCGGGTAAGCGCTTACCATGGGTATCGAAGCGATATTGATGGTGTTGTTGGTAATGCTGCTCACAAAGAAAATGTTCGCAACAACGCTGGGGGTGCCCGCAGCAGCCGCCAACGTCAGAATCGAGTCCCCAATGCCCAAGGCGCCAATCGGCGACACAGTTGTGCCGACGCTGCCGCCGTAATTGGTGACCACCAGCTTGCCGTCGCTCAGATTGATCGCGGTTGTGCCCGCCCCGGCATTGGTAATGACGTTGGCAATCACTGTCCCCCCGTTGATATTGAGTGTGCCCGAGGTGCTGGCTGCGCCGTTGCCGCCGGTCGTGTGGCCGAGCTCGAGAGTGGCGTTGACCAGGAGCGTGCCGGTGCCATTCACGTTGACGGTGCCGTTGCCGCTCTTGTTATTGGCCGAGGTCTGGAGGCCGGCCTGGAGGGTGTTCACATCAACAACGCCGGCATCGAACGTGAGTATCCCGGTGCTCGTGTTGGCCCCGGTGCCCGCGGTCGAGGCCCGGCCTACGACTATCGTATTGACTTGGGCATCGACGTATCCACCGGTAAAATCATCCGTGCCGCGGCAGGTGGTCGTTCCGCTATTGGCCCCGCCATCGCCCATGGACCAGATATTGACGCGACTGACTCCATCGGCAGCGCGGAAATAGGCCACCGGACTGGTGAACGCGGGATTAAACAGGATCGAGCTGCCGGTTTCCTTCTCGCTGCCCGTCGCAATGCTGGCGGCGAAAATCGCGTTGGTCTGGCCCAGGTACCAGAGGCTGCCCCCGCCGTTATTGCTGGAACTATGGCCGACATCAATCGCGGCGACGGTGGACGAACGGGCTGTAATGGTGTTGGTCTTGGCCAGCAAAAGCATCCCCGTCGAGCGATTGATGGATGGGCTGCTGTTCGCAGTTCCGACCAGGAGACGCCCAAGCATTGCGGTAAAGGTGTCCAGGCCGCTCAAGTCGAGGGTGGATTTTGCGCCATTGCCCGCAGCGCTTCCCTGGCGCACAAGGACATTGGCGCTGGGATTGTTCAGGACCAGCGCGCCGCTGCCTGAGACGGTATTGGTCTCGCGCTGACTCGAACCGTTGTCCGTTTCGGTGCCGGCCAGCAGCACGTTGCCTGCTGCGCTGTTCGAAACGACCAACGTGACGCCGGACGCGAGAAAGGTGTTGTGAAAGCCGTTGGTCTGGCTGTAGGCAAGAGCCGCGATGGAAAAATCGGCTCCCACCACATTGTCGGCTGCATCAGCCCCGGAGCTGTTTGTTGCGCCCTCATCATTAAAGATGGCGCTATCGGTGAGAGTGGGAGGGCCTGCGGGGTCCCAGTTACCCGGGGTGGCCCACAACAGGTCCGTGCCGCTGGCGCCGGTCCAGGAATAGGTCCCCGCTGATGCTATACCGCTGGTGAAGAACGCTGCTGCGAACATCGTCAGGAATTGGAGTGGGGTGATTTTCATAGGGTGCGGTTTCAACGGTTCATCTACCATTAGCCACCCTACCAATACCCATCAACAAATGAACATTGAACATTTGTTCGATGGGGCCGGATTAGCGAAGGCAGCAGGACGGTTTGGAAACAGCCCATTCAGTGTTGAGCCTCAACGAATGTTCGATAGCGGCGGGGCTCGGGGTTTTGTAAGATTCGGTTGGAACTAAATTTTTATGGCAACAACTCCACTATCGCGCCGTGCATGGCTTTGGGCCGCTGGTCTTGGCCTCTTTATGGCTTGGGCCGGGCCGCCATTGGCTGCCGGAACAAACCTCACGCTGGATGTGGCCCGCATCGATCAGGAACGGATTCTCACAGCAGCCGCCAAAGCAATGATGTCAGCCCCGCTGACAATTACCCAATTCCGCGCGCCTCTGAGCCAAGGTGGGCCGAATGATTTCTACTCGAATGGCGATTATTGGTGGCCCGACCCCGGCAAGCCGGACGGTTTGCCTTATGTTCAGCGGGACGGCCAATCCAATCCAAACAATTTCAACGAACACCGCCGTTGCCTCACTCAACTGAGCGAGGCCATCGCCGTGCTGGGGGCGGCGTATGAAATCACTCACGAGGAGCGATATGCGCAAAAGGCCGCCGAGCTGCTGCGGGTCTTCTTTCTCGACCCTGCAACACGCATGAAGCCGAGCCTGAACTATTCGCAGGCAATACCAGGCCGCACGGCGGGGCGTGGCACAGGAATCATTGATACCCTGCACCTGGTCGAGGTGCCGGTCGCGGTGGCCATCCTTCAACACTCGCCCGCCTTCCCATCCGGCGTGCTGGCCGGGCTTCAAAAATGGTTTCGCGATTACTCCGATTGGATGCTCTCGAGTGCCAATGGCCAGCAGGAGGCCGCCGCCCGAAACAATCATTCGGTGGCTTTTTACCTTCAGCTTGCGGTGTTCGCGCGATTCACCGGCAACGAGGCCCTCCTGGATCAATACCGCCGCCAATTTAAGCAGGTCTTTATCCCCATGCAAATGGCCACCGACGGGAGTTTTCCAGCCGAACTGCGCCGGACCAAGCCGTATGGCTACTCCATTTTCCAGCTCGATAATATAGCCACTCTCTGCCAGGTGTTGTCCACACCCGCTGACAACCTCTGGACCTTTTCGCTCCCAGACGGGCGCGGGATACGCGCTGCCATGGCGTTCCTTTACCCGTACCTGGCCGACAAAGCCAAATGGCCGCATAAACCGGATGTCCAGGCCTGGGAGGCCTGGCCCGCGCGCCAACCCTGCCTGGTGTTTGCCGGCCTGGCTCTGGACCAGCCCCAATACCTCCATCTCTGGGAAAAGCTGCCGCCTGACCCCGCAGACCCCGAGGTGCGGCGCAATATCGCCATTACCCAACCGCTCATCTGGTTGAGCTTCACCCAGCAAATCCAACAAGCCAGTGCGTCAATGAA is drawn from Verrucomicrobiia bacterium and contains these coding sequences:
- a CDS encoding autotransporter-associated beta strand repeat-containing protein, which codes for MKITPLQFLTMFAAAFFTSGIASAGTYSWTGASGTDLLWATPGNWDPAGPPTLTDSAIFNDEGATNSSGADAADNVVGADFSIAALAYSQTNGFHNTFLASGVTLVVSNSAAGNVLLAGTETDNGSSQRETNTVSGSGALVLNNPSANVLVRQGSAAGNGAKSTLDLSGLDTFTAMLGRLLVGTANSSPSINRSTGMLLLAKTNTITARSSTVAAIDVGHSSSNNGGGSLWYLGQTNAIFAASIATGSEKETGSSILFNPAFTSPVAYFRAADGVSRVNIWSMGDGGANSGTTTCRGTDDFTGGYVDAQVNTIVVGRASTAGTGANTSTGILTFDAGVVDVNTLQAGLQTSANNKSGNGTVNVNGTGTLLVNATLELGHTTGGNGAASTSGTLNINGGTVIANVITNAGAGTTAINLSDGKLVVTNYGGSVGTTVSPIGALGIGDSILTLAAAAGTPSVVANIFFVSSITNNTINIASIPMVSAYPAQFPLIQATALNSADFVLGALPASSPNYQGYISNNFANSSVDLVLTNGPTLSFQLEWAGTASDVWDTTSLNWLKLGTPVAFNNGQPVQFDDSATGPTTINLSATLLPGDLIVSNSSKTYAFTGPGSIAGGTGLTKAGTGTLIVDNSAGNAFSGSITIDSGAVHVGNSDTNGTLPSSAILDNGELAWNRADSVVVPNAISGAGSFVQEGTGSVALTGADTYTGATLANAGLLLVNTTLAGGGVLTNAPGATLGGNGTNTGPVTASGIINPGNGPTAGSFGAGDLTLYPGAGLAFDMNPADATPGSGINDIIEVAGNLALNNNQVMVNFEGLPAIGVPYRLMDYSGTRTGSFNPVVGGTHYTAALDLSTPNQVNVTFSGSGANLKWNSTSSGSWDIGVSANWLNLANSSPDVFYSGDTVLFDDSVAGVVTNINIGAGVLIAPTALTNISSANNFTITGAGQIIGGGSIVKGGTSLLALNTANPAFTGPIDVMAGTLQVGSGSALGTPANGATIETGAALDVNGQNLGSKPITVSGAGVGGLGAIINSGAQQINALKVVTLAGDTTFGGTGRWDIRGGSASISTGGQPYNIIKTGTNQVSLVAVNPIDAALGNIDIQEGIFAIQTTTTQVGDSTKTITVHTNAILDVYNLSASTVNKAIVLLDGSTIYSENGHSTIDGNVTLQSGTGAINVNSAGTAPGLIMSGVIGGPGGLLKIGNAQLALTGLSSYTGPTTVSNGFLYVEGSIGGSVAV